One Benincasa hispida cultivar B227 chromosome 5, ASM972705v1, whole genome shotgun sequence genomic window carries:
- the LOC120077665 gene encoding uncharacterized protein LOC120077665, with translation MATSVDSPSPSHPNQGSTSFMASPSLSSPASDKRFWSSLRGRVDSLLQERIAKSSNMDPSMPDQFAGKSERAKRLKEDSLLLLRGFDSVGCTLSQLSNNLDNALQGARDLVKAPTLMEIFQNNLRNSEVEEDDSKRKEHELVEPKQATKRKFDDSHCSEESEVNLEKENQENPKDKLKKAKNLAVAMATKSASLAKELKSLKSNLCFMQERCAILEEENRRLRDGFSRGVRPEEDDLVRLQMEALLAEKSRLANENANLTRENQCLHQLVEYHQLTSQDLSLSYEEVIQGMCLDFSSPPPAIAEGDEEEQEQSDCIHKEITRTPRADLFSFSTSLDELHQEE, from the exons ATGGCGACCTCTGTGGATTCTCCTTCTCCTTCACATCCCAACCag GGATCCACCAGCTTCATGGCTTCGCCGTCTTTGTCCAGTCCCGCTTCTGATAAGCGTTTCTGGAGCTCCCTTCGAGGTCGAGTCGACTCGCTTCTTCAGGAACGAATTGCCAAATCTTCAAATATGGATCCTTCCATGCCCGACCAATTCGCA GGCAAATCGGAAAGGGCAAAGAGATTGAAGGAAGATTCCCTGCTTTTGCTTAGAGGTTTTGACTCTGTTGGCTGTACTCTGTCTCAGCTTTCCAACAATTTGGATAACGCCTTGCAG GGTGCTAGGGATCTGGTCAAAGCACCAACCTTGATGGAGATCTTTCAAAACAACCTCAGAAACTCAGAGGTTGAGGAAGATGATTCCAAAAGGAAAGAGCATGAGTTGGTGGAGCCAAAGCAAGCAacaaagagaaaatttgatgaCAGTCATTGTTCAGAAGAGTCGGAGGTTAATTTAGAGAAAGAAAACCAGGAAAACCCTAAAGACAAGCTTAAAAAGGCCAAGAAT CTTGCAGTTGCAATGGCAACAAAATCAGCATCTCTAgcaaaagaattaaaatcattaaaatcCAACTTATGTTTTATGCAAGAGCGATGTGCCATACTTGAGGAAGAGAATAGGAGACTTCGAGACGGATTTTCCAGAGGGGTCAGACCAGAAGAAGATGATCTGGTTAGACTTCAAATGGAGGCACTACTTGCTGAGAAATCCAGATTAGCAAATGAAAATGCAAACTTGACAAGGGAAAATCAATGCCTTCATCAGCTTGTGGAGTATCACCAGCTCACATCCCAAGATCTTTCTTTATCATATGAGGAAGTCATCCAAGGTATGTGCTTGGACTTCTCGTCACCACCACCAGCCATTGCTGAGGGAGATgaagaagaacaagaacaaaGTGATTGTATTCACAAAGAAATCACTAGAACACCTAGAGCTGATCTTTTTAGCTTTTCTACCTCTCTTGATGAGCTCCACCAAGAAGAGTAG
- the LOC120077185 gene encoding uncharacterized protein LOC120077185 translates to MELGQVSEFSVSVDRGLLYQGWLCIPTDSGFKGELLAEAHSSPFLIHSGNTKMYQDLKRYYWWFDMKREIVDYVSKCLVCQQVKALRTTKGSSVIWIIVDMLTKVAHFIPGKPTYSMNKWAQLYMKEIVRLLTDRQIKCLNQTLEDMLRTCALEFSGSWDCIWWSSHIITVIKLPLACRHLKLCTKKVVGLLFAELRYVTDLSHVVDFEPLHLNENLSYEEKPIQIFAREVKVLRNREVLLMKALWQNHQLDETILEREDGVRAQYSELVQD, encoded by the exons ATGGAGTTAGGCCAAGTCAGTGAATTTTCGGTATCTGTGGACCGAGGTCTTCTGTACCAGGGATGGTTATGCATACCTACAGATAGTGGCTTTAAGGGCGAATTGTTGGCAGAAGCTCATAGCTCCCCATTCTTGATACATTCGGGCAATACCAAGATGTATCAAGATTTGAAGCGGTATTACTGGTGGTTCGATATGAAAAGGGAGATAGTTGATTATGTCAGCAAATGTTTAGTCTGTCAACAGGTGAAGGCCCTAAG GACAACAAAAGGCTCTTCAGTGATATGGATTATAGTGGACATGCTCACTAAGGTGGCACATTTCATTCCAGGGAAACCCACGTATTCCATGAATAAGTGGGCTCAGTTGTACATGAAAGAGATAGTAAGATTGCTG ACTGATAGACAAATAAAGTGCTTAAATCAGACGTTGGAGGATATGTTGCGCACTTGTGCGTTGgagttttcagggagttgggaTTGTATTTGGTGGAGTTCGCATATAATAACAGTTATCAAGCTACCATTGGCATGTCGCCATCTGAAGCTTTGCACGAAAAAGGTTGTAGGTCTCCTGTTTGCTGAGCTGAG GTATGTGACAGATTTGTCCCACGTGGTGGACTTTGAACCCTTACATTTGAACGAGAACTTAAGTTATGAAGAGAAGCCTATACAGATTTTTGCAAGGGAAGTGAAAGTTTTGCGCAACAGGGAGGTGCTACTGATGAAGGCTCTATGGCAGAATCACCAACTCGATGAAACAATATTGGAGCGAGAAGATGGGGTGAGAGCACAATACTCAGAGCTTGTTCAAGATTAg